A single genomic interval of Asterias amurensis chromosome 1, ASM3211899v1 harbors:
- the LOC139947107 gene encoding WD repeat-containing protein on Y chromosome-like isoform X2: protein MSKTNVRRKTMFVERRDSFASSKSGDSHGAEKKISKGSMAGKQPADLASQAGSMGARLEDEMNNDHLHKLQEIFEEADEDGGGGLDIDEFRQAMRKIMGEGMVDDKELAIVFMKVDANCDGTVDWDEYLSYMLMEYQERDHMSNLFKEIPFPKPLREIHSNHRDMLSKVGFYQNLNLRHGNLHDEGEHGGRYISVSKEGVINFWSMDMHLQRSVTIEQPREKTKPMWLTDMVCMPNVNMIAVSSTERDISFYDVNATKFDRCFQVSGLDNCALTMDYWFDPRNMNKAVLVFGDAGGNVCCIVFTEAMGSALFGSQNAKSVGSRRVPFPELLRGSVKGVNAMKFAPLHEDWVRKVKYCSNLNSFISCATTNESSIYIGDLGRKKSGSFFKIRKGILCFDYCKETNVIVTGGMDRSVRTWNPYVTTKATSVMKGHTSAVVHIVVNSTHGQIISVGKDKGIKVWDMRDQTCMQNINPRSISMGPHSISTVCFHAKTGSLILGTNLLALLEHKWETDVEDDDVTSHNRPVTAAIYNHLFNQVVSACHDSVVSVWDLATGTKTIMFSKAHKYMEKGVEKCAEITAMTFDPSFRRLVTGGRDGSVKIWNFNNGACLRELETFDNMEVTGIVCPKQRIVTAGWNRRVASYIDSDDDDDSRQWMLKHSEDILSLAAYETSVVATSSYDGDIFIWSLETAQPLCVLNANAGVSPRSGSRTINSAYKANSVKSKPSDAPARLTRRSSAASSPNSVSVDDCDNQGEGIQQQSTSATLLKRGSTSRTLLHEEGNKEDEANLRRMSLPAIGSPNARVTYASNLKEPDVDKVDSAFFTESLSNFKGRRAQSSRDGSSSRKSFYVDVEDSKEYTRKHESSVDKIVFLESRPNDQDTATLMASGADGWVRAWSIHHKGGLLGQFNAAQKGGGESVLAMTTDSKNEFLITGDTSGYIMVWDITDYCIRSDEEPPSRVPSAALQHLRSDSKFPFRGGNPTMKKLQHRMEQKQRAEMKAPSSATNPRNTIKWPDKLNSFRAHLASVTYVEYCEDKGLIISSSDDCSVRLWTLCGRYIGTFGQYGGWPKLPEEIVPRDLPRRLPRDVHRVASAVTLKVLNGGIMPRWKLAKNIMMIVARNQLARAAQGEDDDADTGDGKDGRSENKLEEKRRATWGTSSILGKSYKPKTRHKMPPTLPDIKQNQNQVVVYSSLPFNELEPVQEVKAPATLQEIQLRHQQSLEAMRGMENSMVAGLLGKKHGGKRSRLQEFLQKQKAVRLLTKGKWGSLAAAANKAGK, encoded by the exons ATGAGTAAAACCAACGTGCGAAGGAAAACTATGTTTGTGGAGAGGCGTGACTCTTTCGCCAGCTCAAAGTCAGGAGACAGCCATGGTGCAGAGAAAAAG ATCTCAAAGGGTTCGATGGCCGGCAAGCAGCCAGCAGACCTAGCATCTCAAGCTGGTAGTATGGGCGCCAGGCTAGAGGATGAGATGAACAATGATCATCTCCACAAACTACAAGAAATATTCGAG GAGGCAGATGAGGACGGAGGAGGAGGCCTTGACATAGATGAGTTCCGCCAGGCTATGAGGAAGATTATGGGGGAAGGAATG GTTGATGACAAAGAGCTGGCCATTGTTTTCATGAAAGTTGATGCCAACTGTGACGGCACAGTGGATTGG GATGAGTATTTATCGTACATGCTTATGGAGTACCAGGAACGCGATCATATGAGTAATTTATTCAAAGAG ATACCATTTCCAAAGCCGCTTAGAGAAATCCACAG CAACCACCGTGACATGCTCTCGAAGGTTGGTTTCTACCAGAATCTTAACCTACGTCACGGTAACCTGCACGACGAAGGGGAACATGGCGGCCGATATATATCGGTCAGCAAAGAGGGCGTCATCAACTTCTGGAGTATGGATATGCATTTACAACGATCAGTAACG ATCGAGCAACCCCGAGAGAAGACGAAGCCTATGTGGCTGACAGACATGGTGTGCATGCCCAACGTCAACATGATAGCTGTATCGTCTACAGAAAGAGACATCA GCTTTTATGACGTCAATGCAACCAAATTTGACCGATGTTTCCAAGTTTCGGGTCTCGATAACTGCGCCCTTACAATGGATTATTG GTTTGACCCGCGGAATATGAACAAAGCAGTGTTAGTGTTTGGCGACGCAGGGGGTAACGTCTGCTGCATTGTCTTCACTGAGGCTATGGGATCGGCACTCTTTGGTTCGCAAAACGCAAAATCAG TCGGATCAAGACGGGTACCGTTTCCCGAACTTTTAAGAGGGAGTGTAAAAGGTGTAAATGCTATGAAATTTGCG CCTCTCCATGAGGATTGGGTACGAAAAGTCAAATACTGCAGTAACCTCAACTCCTTCATCTCGTGCGCTACGACCAACGAATCATCAATATACATCGGAGATCTAGGAAGAAAGAAATC GGGGTCGTTTTTCAAAATCAGGAAAGGAATTCTTTGTTTTGATTACTGCAAGGAAACGAACGTTATTG TTACTGGAGGAATGGACCGTTCAGTTCGCACATGGAATCCGTACGTCACGACCAAGGCAACCTCTGTAATGAAAGGTCATACATCAGCCGTCGTGCATATTGTCGTTAATAGTACGCATGGGCAGATTATCTCAGTCGGCAAGGACAAG GGAATCAAAGTATGGGACATGAGGGACCAGACGTGTATGCAGAATATAAACCCACGCAGTATTAGCATGGGCCCTCACTCAATAAGCACCGTATGCTTCCACGCCAAGACCGGCTCGCTGATTCTGGGAACGaacttg CTGGCTTTACTCGAGCATAAATGGGAAACTGACGTAGAGGATGACGACGTGACGTCACACAACCGGCCAGTCACGGCAGCGATTTATAACCACCTGTTCAATCAGGTGGTCAGTGCTTGCCACGACTCCGTAGTCAGTGTGTGGGATCTAGCGACTGGAACCAAGACTATCATGTTCTCTAAG GCTCACAAATACATGGAAAAGGGCGTTGAGAAATGTGCAGAGATCACCGcgatgacctttgacccttcCTTCCGTCGACTCGTGACCGGAGGGCGGGACGGCTCCGTGAAGATTTGGAATTTTAATAACGGAGCGTGCCTTAGGGAGTTGGAGACGTTTGACAATATGGAG GTCACAGGGATTGTATGCCCCAAACAACGTATTGTAACTGCTGGCTGGAACCGGCGCGTAGCGTCCTACAT TGATTCTGATGACGACGACGACTCACGACAATGGATGTTGAAACACAGCGAGGACATCCTGTCCCTGGCAGCGTACGAGACGAGTGTCGTGGCCACCTCGTCCTACGACGGCGACATCTTCATATGGTCCCTAGAGACAGCCCAGCCGCTCTGCGTGCTCAACGCCAACGCCGGTGTCAGTCCCCGAAGCGGTAGCAGGACCATCAACTCCGCCTACAAAGCGAACAGCGTCAAGTCCAAACCCAGCGACGCCCCGGCGAGACTCACCCGGCGGAGCAGTGCAGCGTCGAGCCCCAACTCGGTCTCAGTAGATG ATTGTGACAACCAAGGGGAAGGAATTCAACAACAATCCACAtctgcgactctcctgaaacgCGGGAGTACCAGCCGGACACTCCTCCACGAAGAGGGGAACAAAGAGGACGAGGCGAACTTACGGAGGATGAGTCTTCCAGCCATCGGCTCTCCCAATGCCAGAGTGACCTATGCCAGCAACCTCAAGGAGCCCGACGTAGACAAGGTCGACTCGGCCTTCTTCACGGAGAGTTTGAGTAACTTTAAGGGCAGGAGAGCGCAGAGCAGCCGGGATGGTAGTTCCAGTAGGAAGTCTTTCTATGTGGATGTTGAGGACTCGAAGGAGTATACACGGAAACATGAATCGTCTGTCGATAAG ATTGTGTTCCTTGAGTCTCGACCCAACGACCAGGACACAGCGACCCTGATGGCCAGTGGAGCCGACGGCTGGGTCAGGGCCTGGTCGATTCACCACAAGGGCGGGCTGCTCGGCCAGTTCAACGCGGCACAGAAGGGCGGCGGGGAATCGGTGCTGGCCATGACGACAGACAGCAAGAATGAGTTCCTCATCACCGGAGATACGTCAGGCTACATTATG GTGTGGGACATCACAGACTACTGCATCCGGAGTGACGAGGAACCCCCGTCCCGCGTACCATCGGCCGCTCTGCAGCATCTCCGTTCAGACAGCAAATTCCCGTTCCGAGGCGGGAACCCGACCATGAAGAAACTCCAGCATCGCATGGAGCAGAAGCAGCGAGCCGAAATGAAGGCGCCCTCATCGGCCACGAATCCCCGAAATACCATCAAATGGCCTGATAAGCTCAATTCGTTCAGGGCTCATTTGGCCAGCGTCACCTACGTGGAGTACTGTGAAGACAAGGGGCTGATCATATCAAGTAGTGATGACTGCTCAGTCCGGTTGTGGACGCTCTGTGGACGGTACATAG GAACGTTTGGTCAGTACGGAGGCTGGCCAAAGCTTCCCGAGGAGATCGTCCCCAGAGACCTCCCTCGACGCCTTCCACGTGACGTACACAGGGTGGCGTCTGCCGTAACGTTGAAGGTGCTGAATGGAGGTATCATGCCCAGATGGAA ACTTGCCAAGAACATCATGATGATCGTGGCCCGTAACCAACTCGCCCGGGCCGCCCAGGGTGAGGACGACGACGCGGATACCGGTGACGGCAAAGACGGACGGTCTGAGAATAAGCTGGAGGAGAAACGCCGAGCTACCTGGGGTACCAGCTCCATCTTGGGCAAATCTTACAAACCTAAGACTAGACACAAGATGCCGCCAACTCTTCCGGATATCAAGCAGAATCAGAACCAG GTCGTGGTGTACTCCTCGCTTCCATTCAACGAACTGGAGCCCGTACAAGAAGTCAAAGCTCCTGCCACTTTGCAAGAGATCCAGCTACGACACCAGCAGTCCCTGGAGGCGATGCGGGGCATGGAGAACAGCATGGTGGCCGGTCTACTCGGCAAAAAACACGGCGGCAAACGCTCCAGGTTGCAGGAGTTTCTCCAGAAGCAGAAGGCGGTGCGGCTTCTCACCAAGGGCAAATGGGGGAGTCTGGCCGCTGCTGCGAATAAAGCAGGAAAATAA
- the LOC139947107 gene encoding WD repeat-containing protein on Y chromosome-like isoform X1 — protein sequence MMRDSLATPGTPGKPPVERTPDLLTPNRTVRRPAVPKSAASHRSGFTGSSAALSPYPQISKGSMAGKQPADLASQAGSMGARLEDEMNNDHLHKLQEIFEEADEDGGGGLDIDEFRQAMRKIMGEGMVDDKELAIVFMKVDANCDGTVDWDEYLSYMLMEYQERDHMSNLFKEIPFPKPLREIHSNHRDMLSKVGFYQNLNLRHGNLHDEGEHGGRYISVSKEGVINFWSMDMHLQRSVTIEQPREKTKPMWLTDMVCMPNVNMIAVSSTERDISFYDVNATKFDRCFQVSGLDNCALTMDYWFDPRNMNKAVLVFGDAGGNVCCIVFTEAMGSALFGSQNAKSVGSRRVPFPELLRGSVKGVNAMKFAPLHEDWVRKVKYCSNLNSFISCATTNESSIYIGDLGRKKSGSFFKIRKGILCFDYCKETNVIVTGGMDRSVRTWNPYVTTKATSVMKGHTSAVVHIVVNSTHGQIISVGKDKGIKVWDMRDQTCMQNINPRSISMGPHSISTVCFHAKTGSLILGTNLLALLEHKWETDVEDDDVTSHNRPVTAAIYNHLFNQVVSACHDSVVSVWDLATGTKTIMFSKAHKYMEKGVEKCAEITAMTFDPSFRRLVTGGRDGSVKIWNFNNGACLRELETFDNMEVTGIVCPKQRIVTAGWNRRVASYIDSDDDDDSRQWMLKHSEDILSLAAYETSVVATSSYDGDIFIWSLETAQPLCVLNANAGVSPRSGSRTINSAYKANSVKSKPSDAPARLTRRSSAASSPNSVSVDDCDNQGEGIQQQSTSATLLKRGSTSRTLLHEEGNKEDEANLRRMSLPAIGSPNARVTYASNLKEPDVDKVDSAFFTESLSNFKGRRAQSSRDGSSSRKSFYVDVEDSKEYTRKHESSVDKIVFLESRPNDQDTATLMASGADGWVRAWSIHHKGGLLGQFNAAQKGGGESVLAMTTDSKNEFLITGDTSGYIMVWDITDYCIRSDEEPPSRVPSAALQHLRSDSKFPFRGGNPTMKKLQHRMEQKQRAEMKAPSSATNPRNTIKWPDKLNSFRAHLASVTYVEYCEDKGLIISSSDDCSVRLWTLCGRYIGTFGQYGGWPKLPEEIVPRDLPRRLPRDVHRVASAVTLKVLNGGIMPRWKLAKNIMMIVARNQLARAAQGEDDDADTGDGKDGRSENKLEEKRRATWGTSSILGKSYKPKTRHKMPPTLPDIKQNQNQVVVYSSLPFNELEPVQEVKAPATLQEIQLRHQQSLEAMRGMENSMVAGLLGKKHGGKRSRLQEFLQKQKAVRLLTKGKWGSLAAAANKAGK from the exons ATGATGCGAGATAGTTTAGCCACCCCTGGCACGCCGGGGAAACCTCCCGTAGAGCGCACACCTGACCTCCTAACCCCAAACCGAACAGTTCGTCGCCCTGCGGTCCCAAAGTCTGCAGCATCCCACAGGAGTGGCTTTACCGGGTCATCGGCAGCGCTCTCCCCGTATCCACAG ATCTCAAAGGGTTCGATGGCCGGCAAGCAGCCAGCAGACCTAGCATCTCAAGCTGGTAGTATGGGCGCCAGGCTAGAGGATGAGATGAACAATGATCATCTCCACAAACTACAAGAAATATTCGAG GAGGCAGATGAGGACGGAGGAGGAGGCCTTGACATAGATGAGTTCCGCCAGGCTATGAGGAAGATTATGGGGGAAGGAATG GTTGATGACAAAGAGCTGGCCATTGTTTTCATGAAAGTTGATGCCAACTGTGACGGCACAGTGGATTGG GATGAGTATTTATCGTACATGCTTATGGAGTACCAGGAACGCGATCATATGAGTAATTTATTCAAAGAG ATACCATTTCCAAAGCCGCTTAGAGAAATCCACAG CAACCACCGTGACATGCTCTCGAAGGTTGGTTTCTACCAGAATCTTAACCTACGTCACGGTAACCTGCACGACGAAGGGGAACATGGCGGCCGATATATATCGGTCAGCAAAGAGGGCGTCATCAACTTCTGGAGTATGGATATGCATTTACAACGATCAGTAACG ATCGAGCAACCCCGAGAGAAGACGAAGCCTATGTGGCTGACAGACATGGTGTGCATGCCCAACGTCAACATGATAGCTGTATCGTCTACAGAAAGAGACATCA GCTTTTATGACGTCAATGCAACCAAATTTGACCGATGTTTCCAAGTTTCGGGTCTCGATAACTGCGCCCTTACAATGGATTATTG GTTTGACCCGCGGAATATGAACAAAGCAGTGTTAGTGTTTGGCGACGCAGGGGGTAACGTCTGCTGCATTGTCTTCACTGAGGCTATGGGATCGGCACTCTTTGGTTCGCAAAACGCAAAATCAG TCGGATCAAGACGGGTACCGTTTCCCGAACTTTTAAGAGGGAGTGTAAAAGGTGTAAATGCTATGAAATTTGCG CCTCTCCATGAGGATTGGGTACGAAAAGTCAAATACTGCAGTAACCTCAACTCCTTCATCTCGTGCGCTACGACCAACGAATCATCAATATACATCGGAGATCTAGGAAGAAAGAAATC GGGGTCGTTTTTCAAAATCAGGAAAGGAATTCTTTGTTTTGATTACTGCAAGGAAACGAACGTTATTG TTACTGGAGGAATGGACCGTTCAGTTCGCACATGGAATCCGTACGTCACGACCAAGGCAACCTCTGTAATGAAAGGTCATACATCAGCCGTCGTGCATATTGTCGTTAATAGTACGCATGGGCAGATTATCTCAGTCGGCAAGGACAAG GGAATCAAAGTATGGGACATGAGGGACCAGACGTGTATGCAGAATATAAACCCACGCAGTATTAGCATGGGCCCTCACTCAATAAGCACCGTATGCTTCCACGCCAAGACCGGCTCGCTGATTCTGGGAACGaacttg CTGGCTTTACTCGAGCATAAATGGGAAACTGACGTAGAGGATGACGACGTGACGTCACACAACCGGCCAGTCACGGCAGCGATTTATAACCACCTGTTCAATCAGGTGGTCAGTGCTTGCCACGACTCCGTAGTCAGTGTGTGGGATCTAGCGACTGGAACCAAGACTATCATGTTCTCTAAG GCTCACAAATACATGGAAAAGGGCGTTGAGAAATGTGCAGAGATCACCGcgatgacctttgacccttcCTTCCGTCGACTCGTGACCGGAGGGCGGGACGGCTCCGTGAAGATTTGGAATTTTAATAACGGAGCGTGCCTTAGGGAGTTGGAGACGTTTGACAATATGGAG GTCACAGGGATTGTATGCCCCAAACAACGTATTGTAACTGCTGGCTGGAACCGGCGCGTAGCGTCCTACAT TGATTCTGATGACGACGACGACTCACGACAATGGATGTTGAAACACAGCGAGGACATCCTGTCCCTGGCAGCGTACGAGACGAGTGTCGTGGCCACCTCGTCCTACGACGGCGACATCTTCATATGGTCCCTAGAGACAGCCCAGCCGCTCTGCGTGCTCAACGCCAACGCCGGTGTCAGTCCCCGAAGCGGTAGCAGGACCATCAACTCCGCCTACAAAGCGAACAGCGTCAAGTCCAAACCCAGCGACGCCCCGGCGAGACTCACCCGGCGGAGCAGTGCAGCGTCGAGCCCCAACTCGGTCTCAGTAGATG ATTGTGACAACCAAGGGGAAGGAATTCAACAACAATCCACAtctgcgactctcctgaaacgCGGGAGTACCAGCCGGACACTCCTCCACGAAGAGGGGAACAAAGAGGACGAGGCGAACTTACGGAGGATGAGTCTTCCAGCCATCGGCTCTCCCAATGCCAGAGTGACCTATGCCAGCAACCTCAAGGAGCCCGACGTAGACAAGGTCGACTCGGCCTTCTTCACGGAGAGTTTGAGTAACTTTAAGGGCAGGAGAGCGCAGAGCAGCCGGGATGGTAGTTCCAGTAGGAAGTCTTTCTATGTGGATGTTGAGGACTCGAAGGAGTATACACGGAAACATGAATCGTCTGTCGATAAG ATTGTGTTCCTTGAGTCTCGACCCAACGACCAGGACACAGCGACCCTGATGGCCAGTGGAGCCGACGGCTGGGTCAGGGCCTGGTCGATTCACCACAAGGGCGGGCTGCTCGGCCAGTTCAACGCGGCACAGAAGGGCGGCGGGGAATCGGTGCTGGCCATGACGACAGACAGCAAGAATGAGTTCCTCATCACCGGAGATACGTCAGGCTACATTATG GTGTGGGACATCACAGACTACTGCATCCGGAGTGACGAGGAACCCCCGTCCCGCGTACCATCGGCCGCTCTGCAGCATCTCCGTTCAGACAGCAAATTCCCGTTCCGAGGCGGGAACCCGACCATGAAGAAACTCCAGCATCGCATGGAGCAGAAGCAGCGAGCCGAAATGAAGGCGCCCTCATCGGCCACGAATCCCCGAAATACCATCAAATGGCCTGATAAGCTCAATTCGTTCAGGGCTCATTTGGCCAGCGTCACCTACGTGGAGTACTGTGAAGACAAGGGGCTGATCATATCAAGTAGTGATGACTGCTCAGTCCGGTTGTGGACGCTCTGTGGACGGTACATAG GAACGTTTGGTCAGTACGGAGGCTGGCCAAAGCTTCCCGAGGAGATCGTCCCCAGAGACCTCCCTCGACGCCTTCCACGTGACGTACACAGGGTGGCGTCTGCCGTAACGTTGAAGGTGCTGAATGGAGGTATCATGCCCAGATGGAA ACTTGCCAAGAACATCATGATGATCGTGGCCCGTAACCAACTCGCCCGGGCCGCCCAGGGTGAGGACGACGACGCGGATACCGGTGACGGCAAAGACGGACGGTCTGAGAATAAGCTGGAGGAGAAACGCCGAGCTACCTGGGGTACCAGCTCCATCTTGGGCAAATCTTACAAACCTAAGACTAGACACAAGATGCCGCCAACTCTTCCGGATATCAAGCAGAATCAGAACCAG GTCGTGGTGTACTCCTCGCTTCCATTCAACGAACTGGAGCCCGTACAAGAAGTCAAAGCTCCTGCCACTTTGCAAGAGATCCAGCTACGACACCAGCAGTCCCTGGAGGCGATGCGGGGCATGGAGAACAGCATGGTGGCCGGTCTACTCGGCAAAAAACACGGCGGCAAACGCTCCAGGTTGCAGGAGTTTCTCCAGAAGCAGAAGGCGGTGCGGCTTCTCACCAAGGGCAAATGGGGGAGTCTGGCCGCTGCTGCGAATAAAGCAGGAAAATAA